ATAGCCTCCCGCGCAGCGGGAAGCACAACAGCTGTCAGCTGTGATCAGCCGGCGCGACCGCCGCCGTTGCCACCCTGGCCGCGGCCACGGCCGCCACCATTGCCGCCACCGCCACGACGCTGGCCCTGACCGGCACCCGCACGCTGCTGGCCATTGCCACCGCCCTCGCGGCGGCCACCGCCGGCCTTCTTCGGGCCGGCATGTGCATGGCGCGGCGCATCGCCGTGCGGACGGCGTGCGTGGCTCTTGCGCGGTGCGCGCTCGCCGGTATCGTGCTCGGCCTTGCCCGGCGCACTGTTGCCCCAGCGGATCGGCGTCTGCAGCTCGAAGCCCGGCACGTCGCGGATGTCCATGTCGCGGCCCAGCAGGCGCACGATCGCGCGCAGCAGCTTCACTTCATCCTGCGCCACCAGCGAAATCGCCTGGCCGGTTGCACCGTTACGGCCGGTACGGCCGATACGGTGCACGTAGTCCTCGGCCACCATCGGCAGGTCGAAGTTGATCACCTTCGGCAGCTCGTTGATGTCGATGCCGCGCGCGGCAATGTCGGTGGCCACCAGCACGGTCACGCGGCCGGCCTTGAAGTCACCCAGCGCACGCAGACGCTGGCCCTGGCTCTTGTTGCCATGGATCGCCGCGGTCTTGATGCCCGACTTTTCCAGGAACGTGGCCAGCTTGTCGCTGCCGTGCTTGGTGCGGGCGAACACCAGGGTCTGCTCGCGGCTGTCCTGCGCCAGCAGGTGCAGCAGCAGGTCGCGCTTGCGGCCGGCATCGACCGGGTGCACACGGTGAGTGATGGTCTCGGCCACGGTGTTCTTCGGCGTCACCTGGATCTGTTCCGGGTTGCGCATGAACTCCAGCGCCAGCTGGCGGATGTTGTCCTCGAAGGTGGCCGAGAACAACAGGGTCTGGCGGTTCTGCTTCGGCAGCTTGGCCAGGATGCGCTTGATCGACGGCAGGAAGCCCATGTCGAGCATGCGGTCGGCTTCGTCCAGGATCAGCACTTCGATGCCGGACAGGTCGACGCTGCGACGCTCAAGGTGGTCGATCAGGCGGCCCGGGCAGGCCACCAGCAGGTCCACACCACGGCGCAGGATGTCCAGCTGGTTGCCCATGCCGACGCCGCCGTAGATGCAGGCGCTGGGGATGCGCAGGTACTTGCTGTAGCCACGCAGGCTGTCATGCACCTGGGTGGCCAGCTCGCGGGTCGGGGCCAGGATCAGCGCACGCGGCTTGCGCGGGCCGGCACGCACTTCCTGCGAGGCGGTGCCCAGATGCTGCAGCAGCGGCAGGCCGAAGGCGGCGGTCTTGCCGGTGCCGGTCTGTGCGCCGGCCAGCAGGTCGCGACCGGCCAGCGCCAGCGGGATCGCCTGCTGCTGGATCGGGGTCGGGTTTTCGTAGCCCTGCTCGGCGAGCGCGCGCAGCAGGAAGGGCGCCAGGCCCAGCGATTCAAAAGACATTGAGTTTGCTCCAAGTACAAGAAACGCCTGTCCGAACGGACAGACGGGGGCAGATCAAACTGATCGGCTGACTCGGAGCGTTCCCGTGAACCGCGCTGCGAGAATTGGGTGCAGCCGGCACGAAGCGCAGGCTGGAATGCGTGACGAACGGCGTCGGAGTGGGGGCGGGCGAAGAGGGCGGACCCTGGTCGCCGGCGGTCCCGGAGGGAAACGGACGGCCGCTGCAGACCGCGCAAGTCTAAACGATATTTGAGACTTCACGCAAAAAGGCCTGTTCAGGTAGGGGGGCTCTCTGCAGGGCTGCGCCCTGCACCCGCAGAGGCTGAAGCAACGGCAAAGGCCGGGTTCCTGTGGGTAGGCGGGGTGGGGCCGGTGGCAGGGGACGCTGCAAGTACGTCCATGTAAGCTCGGTCGCCGCATCCATGCGGCTCACGCCCCTGCCACCGGACCCACACCGCCCCGCCAAACCCGCAGACAACCCAGAGCCGGCTGTTGCTGTTGCTTTGGCTTGCAAAGCAGGTGCAGGGCTGCAAGCCCTGCCGAACCCCCTCCTGCGGTAGGGTGGGCCAATGCCGCGCTGCAGCTTGGCGTCGCCGCAGATTTGATTACACTTGAAACTTGTTTGCCCACGACTCCGGACACCCACCCATGAAGCTTGGTTCTTTGAAGGAAGGCGGCCGCGACGGCACCCTGATCGTCGTCTCGCGTGACCTGCGCCACGGCGTGCGCGCCACCGGCATTGCCGCCACCCTGCAGCAGGCCCTGGAGGACTGGAGCCACATCGCACCGCGCCTGAACGCCCTGTACGAATCGCTCAACGCCGGCGACGCCGATGGCGTGTTCGACCTCGATCCGCAGGCGCTGGCCGCGCCGATGCCGCGTGCCTATGAGTTCGTCGATGGCAGCGCCTACCTGCCGCATGTCGAACGCGTGCGCCGCGCCCGTGGCGCTGAGGTGCCGGAGAGCTTCTACACCGACCCGCTGATGTACCAGGCCACCAGCGCCGGCTTCTACGGTCCGCGCGACGCGGTCAAGGTGGTCAGCGAGGACTACGGCATCGACCTGGAAGCGGAGATCGTGGTGATCACCGACGACGTGCCGATGGCCGCCACTCCGGAACAGGCCGCCGGCCATATCCAGCTGGTCGGCCTGGTCAACGATGTCTCGCTGCGCAACCTGATCCCGGGCGAGCTGGCCAAGGGCTTCGGCTTCCTGCAGTCCAAGCCGCGCTCGGCGCTGTCGCCGGTGTTCGTCACTCCCGATGAGCTGGGCGCCGCGTGGCAAGACAGCAAGGTGCACCTGCCGCTGTTGACCCACATCAACGGTCAGTGGTTCGGTGCGCCGGAAGCGGGCGTGGACATGCAGTTCAACTTCGCCCAGCTGGTCGCACATGCGGCCAAGACCCGTCCGCTGGGCGCCGGCACCATCGTCGGCTCGGGCACCATCGCCAACGAAGACACCAGCAAGGGTGCCTCGTGCTTCGCCGAGCAGCGCGTGGTCGAAACCCTGCGCGACGGCAAGCCGAGCACGCCGTTCATGTCGTTCGGCGATGTAGTCCGCATCGAGATGCTCGATGCCGCCGGCAACAGCATCTTCGGTGCGATCGAGCAGCGCATCGAACAGGCCACCAAGGCCTGAGCAGGGAGGCGGCGATGGAGATCCCGGTCGACGACGGCATCGTGCTGTACACCTACTGGCGATCCAGCGCCGCCTACCGCGTGCGCATCGGCCTGGAGCTGAAGGGCCTGGCCTGGGGCGCGCGGCCGGTGCACCTGGTGCGCGAGGGCGGCGAACAACACCTGGACGCCTATCGTGCGCTCAATCCGCAGCAGCTGGTGCCCACCCTGCTGCATGACGGGCATGCGCTTACCCAGTCGCTGGCGATCCTTGAGTACCTGGACGAGCGCTTCCCGCAGGTGCCGCTGCTGCCGGCCGACGCTGCTGGCCGCGCGCGGGTGCGGGCGCTGGCCCAGCTGGTGGCCTGCGACATCCACCCGATCAACAACCTGCGGGTGATGCAGTACCTGGAGCGCACCCTGCAACTGCCGGCCGACGCCCGCACGCAGTGGACGCTGCATTGGATCGCCGAGGGCTTTGCTGCGATGGAAGCCCTGCTGGCCAGCAGCACGGACACCGGCACCTTCTGCCACGGCGACCGTCCCGGGCTGGCGGACATCTGCCTGCTGCCGCAGCTGTACAACGCGCATCGTTT
This portion of the Stenotrophomonas sp. WZN-1 genome encodes:
- a CDS encoding fumarylacetoacetate hydrolase family protein, which gives rise to MKLGSLKEGGRDGTLIVVSRDLRHGVRATGIAATLQQALEDWSHIAPRLNALYESLNAGDADGVFDLDPQALAAPMPRAYEFVDGSAYLPHVERVRRARGAEVPESFYTDPLMYQATSAGFYGPRDAVKVVSEDYGIDLEAEIVVITDDVPMAATPEQAAGHIQLVGLVNDVSLRNLIPGELAKGFGFLQSKPRSALSPVFVTPDELGAAWQDSKVHLPLLTHINGQWFGAPEAGVDMQFNFAQLVAHAAKTRPLGAGTIVGSGTIANEDTSKGASCFAEQRVVETLRDGKPSTPFMSFGDVVRIEMLDAAGNSIFGAIEQRIEQATKA
- the maiA gene encoding maleylacetoacetate isomerase; the encoded protein is MEIPVDDGIVLYTYWRSSAAYRVRIGLELKGLAWGARPVHLVREGGEQHLDAYRALNPQQLVPTLLHDGHALTQSLAILEYLDERFPQVPLLPADAAGRARVRALAQLVACDIHPINNLRVMQYLERTLQLPADARTQWTLHWIAEGFAAMEALLASSTDTGTFCHGDRPGLADICLLPQLYNAHRFGLDLAPYPTLRRIEAACQAVDAFDRARPENQPDAT
- a CDS encoding DEAD/DEAH box helicase: MSFESLGLAPFLLRALAEQGYENPTPIQQQAIPLALAGRDLLAGAQTGTGKTAAFGLPLLQHLGTASQEVRAGPRKPRALILAPTRELATQVHDSLRGYSKYLRIPSACIYGGVGMGNQLDILRRGVDLLVACPGRLIDHLERRSVDLSGIEVLILDEADRMLDMGFLPSIKRILAKLPKQNRQTLLFSATFEDNIRQLALEFMRNPEQIQVTPKNTVAETITHRVHPVDAGRKRDLLLHLLAQDSREQTLVFARTKHGSDKLATFLEKSGIKTAAIHGNKSQGQRLRALGDFKAGRVTVLVATDIAARGIDINELPKVINFDLPMVAEDYVHRIGRTGRNGATGQAISLVAQDEVKLLRAIVRLLGRDMDIRDVPGFELQTPIRWGNSAPGKAEHDTGERAPRKSHARRPHGDAPRHAHAGPKKAGGGRREGGGNGQQRAGAGQGQRRGGGGNGGGRGRGQGGNGGGRAG